The window GATACTCATAATATATTATTCATGCAATACGCAAGTCTTTTAAGATTTAACATCCACaagataaaaactaaaactttaACCACAATTccgaaaataaaatagcaaaaATCGAACGAATCAGAGTCATGGCAGCGAGCTCGGATGATCTAGAACCCGAGCTTGGTACGGCGCCAATGCCTACGCTTAGCGTTGTACCTGCGTGAAGAATAAACAACGAACGAACTTCAGTATCAAACACTCCAACATTTTTTCTCGAAGGAAAACATAGAAAAATCAAAACCTGATCTTGTTATCGGTACGGAGACGGATCCAGCCAGGGATAGGCCTGTTTTGCCTCATCTTCTTCCCAAGCTTCTTCTTGATTATGAACGTCTTGTGCGACGGCTACAACAGTTAATCGTAAAAATTAATCAGGCAAAGTAAAAGAGATATGAAATATGGAGGAGAAAAGAGTGAAGGAGTTATATAAGTACCATCTTTGCTTGAGGTGGCAACGGTGATGATCCGGCGGAACACGGCagctctaaaaccctaattccaaatgATAATAGTCTGAGGAAGTCAATGGTTTTTATACGCGGTGTAAAGAAAGCAAAGCTCAATCTTAACCGTTCGATTTTTACTTACTTGCTAACCAGCCGTCCGATGCTTAAACCGTTAATTAAGTGAACCCGATCCCGGTTCGGTTTAACTTAACCGGGAAAGATAAAAATGTGGATTAGggcttctttcttctctctctctctctctctctctgctcgGCTGCTGAAAGAAGTTTGTAGTTTTTGATTATTGTTCATCAGCGCCGccgagagaagagagagagctaAGAAGCTATGACGACGATTGTTCCCACTTCCGAAGAAGATCCTTTTCTCGCCGTCGTCCAGTTTACTTCCCAGCTCGCCTGGGCTGATGCTGGTCCCGAGGTACAATCTCTAATATTTTTCGTCTCGATGATCTGATTGGTGAAGCATGAATGATAGAATCAGTTTGATTTAACTTTGCATTGGTGCAATTTGAATAGTTTGTGTAATTTTTCATGATTCTGATGCATATTACAAATTCAATTAGTCAAATTTTCTAAGTTGTGGTTTGAATTTTGGAaacttgttttgtttgattAGGCTGCGGAGCCAGAGATTAGCAGGCTATGTAGAGAGGCTGAGGAGTCGATAGTAGCAGGAAAGTGGTTGGAGTTGGCTTCGTTGATGGTTACTTCAGCTGAATTGGTTTCTTCCAAAATGTCTGAGAAAGGTTtgtttttctattatattacacaatgcacatccttttttttttgcattatcAGTAGGTTGATGTTGTTTGTATGTTTGATTCAGATCTTGAGTGTACCTACACCATCATTTGCAGCCTTGTTAAGAACGCGAATAGCCCTGAAGATGTCCTTGAAATGGTGAACGCTATCTCTTCTAAGGTTGTTCAACAGCCGAATGACAAAGCTTCTCTTCGTTTGAAGATGTATGATCCTTTCCAGCTtatttgtttaatgttttttttatagttacATACTTCTGATTTGTTGGTTTATTTGTCTTTGTATAGCCTCTTCAA of the Brassica napus cultivar Da-Ae unplaced genomic scaffold, Da-Ae ScsIHWf_1415;HRSCAF=1998, whole genome shotgun sequence genome contains:
- the LOC125597273 gene encoding 60S ribosomal protein L39-2, with amino-acid sequence MPSHKTFIIKKKLGKKMRQNRPIPGWIRLRTDNKIRYNAKRRHWRRTKLGF
- the LOC125597268 gene encoding uncharacterized protein LOC125597268; its protein translation is MTTIVPTSEEDPFLAVVQFTSQLAWADAGPEAAEPEISRLCREAEESIVAGKWLELASLMVTSAELVSSKMSEKDLECTYTIICSLVKNANSPEDVLEMVNAISSKVVQQPNDKASLRLKILFNLYNLLDHPYARFPSVHEVSYAGC